The proteins below are encoded in one region of Candidatus Zixiibacteriota bacterium:
- a CDS encoding glycosyltransferase produces the protein MFMTKPKIFLITHNYPRHEGDNAGIFVKNLVNDLSDHFDFTISHIYYGGLMKDLFKNPLNWPKLADYYRKSMSKAKCELKCHKHHLIWAHWWLPGGIIGAKLSQQSGHPLMVTMHGTDAAMLKTLPILKPVANNVFKRAEIVNTVSHYLASFTTPKAKIANMPFDPKVFFISNTQRDDKLIICPARLDRGKNVDLLVRAVKQVPELRLKIFGEGPQREHIVRLIDNDSGIEIHDYIPQKQLAEEFRNAGVVALPSSVEGFGLVLAEGAACGCYPVATHAASMIEIVEQIGGQLFKLDRNADGIKAALENYLRSLPVDREKISENASVFGKEVIIPRFIDMINSAIKKPA, from the coding sequence ATGTTTATGACTAAACCTAAGATATTCTTGATTACACATAATTACCCCCGCCACGAGGGCGATAATGCCGGTATCTTCGTTAAAAACCTGGTCAACGACCTGAGCGATCATTTCGATTTCACAATCAGCCATATCTACTACGGTGGTCTGATGAAAGATCTTTTTAAAAATCCACTCAACTGGCCCAAATTGGCAGATTATTACCGGAAATCGATGAGCAAGGCCAAATGCGAACTCAAGTGCCACAAGCATCACCTGATCTGGGCTCACTGGTGGCTACCGGGTGGTATAATCGGGGCTAAGTTGTCACAACAGAGTGGTCATCCTCTGATGGTGACAATGCACGGTACCGATGCCGCCATGCTGAAGACTCTGCCGATATTGAAGCCGGTTGCGAACAATGTCTTTAAACGGGCCGAAATCGTCAACACGGTCTCCCATTACCTGGCGTCATTTACTACCCCGAAAGCAAAAATTGCCAACATGCCGTTTGATCCAAAGGTGTTTTTCATCTCTAATACACAAAGGGATGATAAACTGATCATCTGTCCTGCCCGTCTCGACCGCGGAAAAAATGTCGACCTGCTTGTGAGGGCGGTAAAGCAGGTTCCCGAACTCAGGCTGAAGATTTTCGGAGAAGGCCCTCAGCGCGAGCATATCGTCCGTTTAATCGACAATGACTCCGGAATAGAGATTCACGATTATATCCCCCAGAAGCAACTGGCCGAAGAATTCCGGAATGCGGGTGTGGTTGCTCTGCCCTCTTCAGTCGAAGGTTTCGGTCTGGTTCTGGCCGAGGGCGCGGCCTGTGGATGTTATCCGGTTGCGACCCATGCCGCCAGCATGATCGAAATCGTTGAACAAATCGGAGGGCAGTTGTTCAAGCTCGATAGAAATGCTGACGGTATCAAAGCAGCTCTTGAGAATTATCTCAGATCATTGCCGGTCGACCGCGAAAAGATTTCCGAGAATGCATCTGTTTTCGGCAAAGAAGTAATCATCCCCCGCTTTATCGATATGATCAATTCGGCTATAAAAAAGCCCGCCTGA
- a CDS encoding aminotransferase class I/II-fold pyridoxal phosphate-dependent enzyme: protein MSISLMAREIAESPTLMLNEKARLLREKGEKVIHLGAGEPKSKAPIEAILSSAAQLSSAEVRYTPTEGIPILIKAIVRYMEENYNKVVSNKNILVSNGAKQALMTVLMTILNQQDEVIINAPYWVSYPEMIKMVYGRPVIVTPEDGRVQPQMEDIADKVGSYTKAIILNSPNNPSGAVYNEDFIGECVEFCEKKDIYLIMDDIYHKLVFDGKSCPSVYKYSKKDLEDSKIIVLNGVSKLYAMTGFRIGWVVAARKLLEVMINVQAQTTSCPPVVSQAAAAGALNGIQSGVESLRLTLQNNRDVMYTELKAFDGVHVYKPEGTFYCLADFSNYEKDSTKLSQRLLEKVFVVTVPGVEFGMEGHLRLSFCGGIKGIMEGVERMKWVLDPNSPNEIYIGDRKLVRDWQ from the coding sequence ATGAGCATCAGTTTAATGGCACGGGAGATTGCCGAATCCCCGACTCTCATGCTGAATGAGAAAGCGCGGCTTCTGCGTGAAAAAGGGGAGAAGGTGATTCATCTCGGCGCGGGCGAGCCAAAGTCGAAAGCACCGATCGAGGCGATCCTATCCAGTGCGGCCCAGCTATCGTCTGCGGAAGTGCGGTACACCCCGACTGAAGGGATTCCGATCTTGATCAAGGCGATCGTTCGCTATATGGAAGAGAATTACAACAAGGTCGTTTCCAATAAAAACATCCTGGTCTCAAACGGCGCAAAGCAGGCCTTGATGACTGTCTTGATGACGATTCTGAATCAGCAGGATGAAGTTATCATCAACGCCCCTTACTGGGTTAGTTACCCCGAGATGATTAAGATGGTCTATGGGCGTCCGGTGATAGTTACACCTGAGGACGGCCGGGTTCAACCGCAGATGGAAGATATCGCCGATAAGGTCGGATCTTACACTAAGGCGATCATTCTCAATAGCCCCAATAATCCATCGGGCGCCGTCTATAACGAGGATTTCATCGGCGAATGTGTCGAATTCTGCGAGAAGAAAGATATCTACCTGATCATGGATGATATCTATCACAAGCTGGTGTTTGACGGCAAGAGCTGTCCGTCGGTATACAAATATTCGAAAAAGGATCTCGAAGATTCCAAGATCATCGTCTTAAACGGTGTTTCCAAGCTGTATGCCATGACCGGTTTCCGGATCGGCTGGGTTGTTGCCGCTCGCAAGTTGCTGGAAGTTATGATAAATGTGCAGGCCCAGACAACCTCCTGCCCGCCGGTAGTATCCCAGGCCGCCGCAGCCGGTGCCCTGAATGGCATTCAAAGTGGTGTCGAAAGCCTCAGGCTGACACTGCAAAACAACCGCGATGTAATGTACACCGAGTTAAAGGCGTTTGATGGTGTCCATGTATACAAGCCGGAAGGGACTTTTTACTGCCTGGCGGATTTCTCCAACTACGAAAAGGATTCTACAAAACTGTCCCAGAGGCTTCTGGAGAAAGTCTTTGTAGTGACAGTGCCGGGTGTCGAATTCGGCATGGAAGGTCATCTCAGGCTGAGTTTCTGTGGTGGAATCAAGGGCATTATGGAAGGCGTTGAGCGCATGAAATGGGTGCTCGATCCAAATTCGCCCAATGAAATATACATCGGTGACCGCAAACTTGTGAGGGATTGGCAATGA
- the pckA gene encoding phosphoenolpyruvate carboxykinase (ATP) has protein sequence MNNVLDIKSPCENIAEERKSDFGLENHGLTNLRKVYWNLTPPALYEEAMFRREGKLSHLGPLCVTTGKHTARAAKEKLVVRESTTEDKIWWGQYNRPISPDSFSQVLGRMQGFLQGRDLFVQDCYGGADPNYRLPCRIITDLAWHSLFARNMLIPLETMDEFRRFVPEFTIICSPEFKGLPQMDSTVSKTFILLNFEQKLGLIGNTGYGGEIKKSIFTVMNFLLPLQNVMTMHCSANVGKDGDSALFFGLSGTGKTTLSADPRRNLVGDDEHGWSDEGIFNFENGCYAKVISLSPTAEPEIYACTRKFGTILENVIYDPVSRQLDLDDDTLTENTRASYPLTYIDNAVPDKMAGHPKNVIMLTCDASGVMPPIARLTPDQALYHFISGYTAKVSGTEIDLGLEPEITFSACFGAPFMVHHPYFYADMLRNKIIRHKASCWLVNTGWTGGPFGVGKRISIKYTRALLDAALSGQLHDVEYRKDDVFGFEVPKSCPGVPDDVLVPSSSWPDQAAYDQKYDQLASLYIENFKKFAEGTPAEVAAAGPVRRKK, from the coding sequence ATGAACAACGTACTCGATATAAAATCACCATGTGAGAATATCGCCGAGGAGCGCAAGTCCGATTTCGGGCTCGAGAATCATGGCCTGACCAATCTGCGCAAGGTCTATTGGAACCTGACTCCTCCGGCCTTATATGAAGAAGCGATGTTTCGTCGCGAGGGCAAGCTGAGCCATCTCGGCCCGCTCTGTGTGACGACCGGTAAACATACCGCCCGTGCCGCCAAGGAAAAACTGGTGGTGCGCGAGTCAACTACTGAAGACAAGATCTGGTGGGGACAGTACAATCGCCCGATCTCGCCCGACAGTTTCAGCCAGGTGCTGGGGCGAATGCAGGGCTTTTTACAGGGGCGTGACCTGTTCGTGCAGGATTGCTACGGCGGGGCTGATCCGAACTATCGCCTCCCATGCCGGATCATTACCGACCTGGCCTGGCACAGCCTGTTCGCGCGCAATATGCTGATTCCGCTCGAGACTATGGATGAATTCCGTCGCTTCGTTCCGGAATTCACGATCATCTGTTCGCCCGAGTTCAAGGGACTGCCGCAGATGGACAGCACTGTTTCAAAAACTTTTATATTGCTTAACTTCGAACAGAAGCTGGGATTGATCGGCAACACCGGTTACGGTGGCGAAATCAAGAAATCGATCTTCACCGTCATGAATTTTCTGCTTCCGCTTCAAAATGTGATGACCATGCATTGTTCGGCCAATGTCGGTAAAGATGGTGACTCGGCTCTGTTCTTCGGGTTGTCCGGTACAGGTAAGACTACTCTCTCGGCTGATCCGCGCAGAAACCTGGTTGGTGATGACGAACATGGCTGGTCGGACGAAGGTATCTTCAATTTCGAGAACGGTTGTTATGCCAAGGTGATTTCGCTTTCGCCGACTGCAGAGCCGGAAATCTATGCCTGCACTCGTAAGTTTGGCACCATCCTGGAAAATGTAATCTACGACCCGGTCAGCCGTCAGCTCGATCTCGATGACGATACCCTGACCGAAAATACCCGTGCCTCATACCCGTTGACATATATTGACAATGCCGTTCCCGACAAGATGGCCGGTCATCCCAAGAACGTGATTATGCTGACCTGCGATGCCTCCGGCGTGATGCCCCCGATTGCAAGGCTTACCCCGGATCAGGCTCTGTATCATTTCATCTCAGGTTATACAGCCAAAGTTTCCGGTACCGAAATCGATCTGGGACTGGAGCCGGAGATTACGTTCAGTGCCTGTTTTGGCGCACCGTTTATGGTGCATCACCCTTATTTCTACGCTGATATGCTTCGTAACAAGATCATCCGCCACAAGGCTTCCTGCTGGCTGGTCAACACCGGCTGGACCGGCGGACCTTTCGGTGTCGGCAAGCGTATTTCAATCAAGTACACACGCGCTCTTCTGGATGCCGCTTTGAGCGGTCAGTTGCATGATGTCGAATATCGCAAAGACGATGTGTTCGGGTTCGAGGTGCCGAAGTCATGTCCGGGTGTGCCTGATGATGTGCTCGTACCGTCGAGCTCATGGCCGGATCAAGCCGCCTATGATCAGAAGTACGATCAGCTCGCCTCGCTCTATATCGAGAACTTCAAAAAGTTCGCCGAAGGTACACCGGCAGAAGTGGCCGCCGCCGGCCCCGTAAGACGCAAGAAGTAA